The Shewanella mangrovisoli genome has a window encoding:
- the rpmF gene encoding 50S ribosomal protein L32, whose protein sequence is MAVQQNKKSRSKRGMRRSHDALSTAQLSVDATSGEVHMRHNVTADGFYRGKKVINK, encoded by the coding sequence ATGGCTGTACAACAGAATAAAAAATCTCGTTCTAAGCGCGGTATGCGCCGTTCACATGACGCACTGAGCACTGCTCAGCTGTCTGTTGACGCTACCAGCGGTGAAGTCCATATGCGTCACAACGTGACTGCTGATGGTTTCTATCGCGGTAAAAAGGTAATCAACAAGTAA
- the yceD gene encoding 23S rRNA accumulation protein YceD has protein sequence MQTVKIPVSIDPFRAASSRSTYEGIVPGQQLRRLNELCAGDCSDVAVSIECGVDLQGIVYLKGKAVTELTLVCQRCMTLFTTEVTVEFCFGPCRTKAEIDELPDAYDPIECNEIGEVRLHQLIEDELIVAMPIIPMHEETDCNIGSMDIVVGEIEPAQEERPNPFAVLEKLKSK, from the coding sequence ATGCAAACAGTAAAGATACCGGTTTCAATTGATCCTTTTCGCGCCGCCTCGAGCCGTTCTACCTATGAGGGGATAGTGCCTGGGCAGCAATTGAGAAGATTAAATGAGTTATGTGCCGGCGACTGTTCCGATGTGGCAGTGTCGATTGAATGTGGCGTAGATTTGCAGGGGATAGTCTACCTGAAAGGGAAGGCTGTGACGGAGCTCACTCTGGTTTGTCAACGTTGCATGACGCTATTTACCACTGAGGTTACGGTCGAGTTTTGCTTCGGTCCATGCCGGACTAAGGCAGAAATCGATGAGCTCCCGGATGCGTATGACCCAATTGAGTGCAATGAGATTGGCGAAGTACGTCTGCATCAATTGATCGAAGATGAATTGATAGTCGCTATGCCTATCATCCCGATGCATGAAGAAACTGATTGCAACATCGGGTCAATGGACATAGTTGTAGGCGAGATCGAACCCGCTCAAGAGGAGCGTCCAAATCCGTTTGCAGTGTTAGAAAAACTGAAGAGCAAGTAA
- a CDS encoding Maf family protein, with protein sequence MTPQLILASTSVYRQALLQKLGLGFETCNPDIDESPMANESAQDLVLRLAKAKAEAGANHFPSGLIIGSDQVAVIDGKIIGKPLNRDNAIKQLSQASGKAITFYTGLALYDAKTGEVTAQVEPFTVHFRQLTAAQIAAYVDKEQPFYCAGSFKSEGLGIALFNRLEGRDPNTLIGLPLILLTEMLLNQGIDVLAD encoded by the coding sequence ATGACGCCCCAGTTAATCCTCGCTTCCACCTCTGTTTACCGACAAGCACTATTACAAAAGTTAGGCTTAGGCTTTGAGACTTGCAATCCGGATATCGATGAAAGCCCCATGGCAAATGAGTCCGCCCAAGACTTAGTCTTAAGACTCGCCAAAGCTAAGGCTGAGGCAGGTGCGAATCATTTTCCGAGTGGATTAATTATAGGCTCAGATCAGGTTGCCGTGATTGACGGCAAGATTATTGGTAAGCCATTAAATCGAGACAATGCGATCAAGCAGCTCAGCCAAGCCTCGGGCAAAGCAATCACCTTTTATACCGGTCTTGCGCTCTATGATGCTAAGACTGGAGAAGTGACAGCCCAAGTCGAACCTTTCACCGTGCATTTTCGTCAGCTGACGGCCGCGCAAATCGCCGCTTATGTCGATAAAGAGCAACCTTTTTATTGTGCGGGTAGCTTTAAGAGTGAAGGCTTAGGAATTGCCTTGTTTAATCGCTTAGAAGGCCGAGATCCTAACACCCTGATTGGGCTGCCTTTAATACTATTAACTGAAATGCTGCTCAATCAAGGAATCGATGTCTTAGCCGATTAG